In a single window of the Drosophila albomicans strain 15112-1751.03 chromosome 3, ASM965048v2, whole genome shotgun sequence genome:
- the LOC117571371 gene encoding probable salivary secreted peptide, whose translation MKFLYCAVLILAVFAASHAYSASWGKRNNSDYLLSRQIVVRNPIKNNYISVNVNYPGNGVGYYNISLVSVIDNFRNTSGATPSLWSGGPGFKFAQVNLRSQVSRGINSTVEIYGR comes from the exons ATGAAATTCCTTTACTGCGCCGTCCTCATCTTGGCCGTCTTCGCCGCCAGCCACGCCTACAGCGCCAGCTGGGGCAAGAGGAACAACTCGGACTATCTGCTCTCCCGCCAGATTGTCGTCCGCAATCCCATCAAGAACAACTACATAAGCGTCAATGTGAACTATCCCGGCAAT GGCGTTGGCTACTACAACATCAGCTTGGTCAGTGTGATCGACAATTTCCGCAACACCTCGGGTGCTACTCCGAGTCTGTGGTCCGGAGGTCCTGGCTTCAAGTTCGCTCAGGTCAATCTGCGCAGCCAAGTCAGCCGTGGCATCAACTCCACCGTCGAGATCTATGGTCGCTAA
- the LOC117571180 gene encoding uncharacterized protein LOC117571180 produces the protein MALIYYDKTIKTSYELILTGLKETSRATSIHELVNYVTVKTDFPGSVCYQVIRKALDKGLACKTIRQLGDLYLAIPSNMEITLSMLKHLNR, from the coding sequence aTGGCTTTAATATATTATGACAAAACTATTAAAACTTCTTATGAACTTATATTAACTGGCTTGAAAGAGACATCAAGAGCTACGTCTATTCATGAATTGGTAAATTATGTTACTGTTAAAACCGACTTTCCAGGTAGCGTATGCTATCAAGTAATCAGAAAAGCCTTAGATAAAGGCCTGGCTTGCAAAACTATACGACAACTTGGTGATCTCTACTTGGCCATTCCCTCGAATATGGAAATCACGTTGAGCATGTTAAAACACTTGAATCGCTAA
- the LOC117571179 gene encoding probable salivary secreted peptide gives MKFLYCAVLILAVFAASHAYSASWGKRNNTDYLLSRQIVVRNPIKNNYISVNVDYPGNGVGYYNISLVSVIDNFRNTSGATPSLWSGGPGFKFAQVNLRSVVSQGINSTVEIYGR, from the exons ATGAAATTCCTTTACTGCGCCGTCCTCATCTTGGCCGTCTTCGCCGCCAGCCACGCCTACAGCGCCAGCTGGGGCAAGAGGAACAACACCGACTATCTACTCTCCCGCCAGATTGTCGTCCGCAATCCCATCAAGAACAACTACATAAGCGTCAATGTGGACTATCCCGGCAAT GGCGTTGGCTACTACAACATCAGCTTGGTCAGTGTGATCGACAACTTCCGCAACACCTCGGGTGCCACTCCCAGTCTGTGGTCCGGAGGTCCTGGCTTCAAGTTCGCTCAGGTCAATCTGCGCAGCGTAGTCAGCCAAGGCATCAACTCCACCGTTGAGATCTATGGTCGCTAA